The following nucleotide sequence is from Microbacterium arborescens.
AGCTCACCGCCGGGAAGATCGCGTCCATGATGCCGAGATCGAACGCCTGCTGCGGCTTCAGCACGCGGTTCTGCTTGAGCGGATTGCTGATGACCACCTCGAGCGCGTTCTCGATGCCGATGAGGTTCGGCAGCAGGTAGGCGCCTCCCCAGCCGGGGATCAGGCCGAGGAAGACCTCGGGCAGGGCGATCGCTGCGGCCGAGGCATCCACCGTCCGGTAGGTGCTGTTGAGCGCGATTTCGAGGCCGCCGCCGAGCGCCAGTCCGTTGACGAACGCGAAGGAGGGCACGCCCAGTTTCGACAGACGCCCGAGCACCTGGTGCCCGCGCTGCGCGACGAGCTTCGCGATCTCCTTCGAGGGCAGTCGCGAGACGTCGGACAGGTCGGCTCCCGCAGCGAGGATGTACTGCTTGCCGGTGATGCCGACCGCATCGATCTCGCCCGCCGCTGCGCGGGAGGCGAGTGCGTCGAGCACCCCGCCCAGCTCGGCGAGCGTCGCCGGGCCCAGGGTGTTCGGGCGGGTGTGGTCTCGGCCGTTGTCGAGAGTGATGAGCGCGAGCGTGCGGCCCGAGGCGAGTCGGACGTCGCGCACCAGCGAGTGAGTGACGACCTCGTCGCCGGTGAGGGCGTCGAGGGGCGAGAAGTCGATGTCGTCGTAGGTCATGTCGGCGCGCCTCACTTCTTCGCGGTCTTCTTCTTGCCGGTGTAGTGGGGGTTCTCCCAGATCACCGATCCACCCTGGCCGAGGCCGACGCACATCGCGGTGAGGCCGTAGCGCACGTCGGGACGCTCCGCGAACTGGGCGGCGAGCTGGATCATCAGACGCACACCGGATGCCGCCAACGGGTGACCGACCGCGATCGCACCGCCCCACGGGTTGACCCGCGGATCGTCGTCGTCGATGCCGAAGTGGTCCAGCAGCGAGAGGACCTGCACCGCGAACGCCTCGTTGAGCTCGAACAGCCCGATGTCATCGATCGTCAGCCCAGCTTTTGCGAGCGCCTTCTCCGTCGAGGGGATCGGACCGATACCCATCACCTCGGGCTGGACGCCGGCGAAGCCGAACGACACCATCCGCATCTTCGGGGTGAGCCCGAGCTCCTTGACCGCGCGTGATCCGGCGAGAAGGCTGATGGTCGCGCCGTCGGTCAGGGGAGACGAGGTACCTGCCGTCACACGGCCGTGCGGCCGGAACGGCGTCTTGAGCTGCGCGAGGCCTTCCATGGTGGTCTCGGGCCGGCGCCCCTCGTCTTCGGTAGCGAGGCCCCACGCGCCGTCGGCGGACTTGACCGCGACGGGAACGAGGTCGGGCTGGAGTTTGCCGGCGTCGTATGCCGCCTGTGCCTTCTGCTGGCTGCGCATGCCGAAGCGGTCGGCCCGCTCCTTGGTGAGCACCGGGAAGCGATCGTGCAGACGCTCGGCGGTGATGCCCATGTTCAGCGCATCGGCGCTGACGAGCTTCTCGGTGAGGAACCGAGGATTGGGATCGGTGTCGCCCCCGCCGAGCGGGTGGCGGCCCATGTGCTCGACGCCGCCCGCGAGGGCGAGGTCGTACATGCCGATACCGATCGAGCCGGCCATCGTGGTGACGCTTGTCATCGCGCCTGCGCACATGCGGTCGATCGCGAAGCCCGGCACGCTCTGCGGGAGCCCGGCGAGGATCGCCGCGGTCCGGCCGAGGGTCAACCCCTGGTCGCCTTGCTGGGTCGTCGCCGCGATCGCGACATCGTCGATCCGGTCGAGCGGCAGGTCGGGGTTGCGTTCGATCACGCCCCGAATCGCTTTGACGACGAGGTCGTCCGCTCGGGTGTTCCAGTACATGCCCTTCTCGCCGGCGCGCCCGAACGGGGTGCGCATGCCGTCGATGAAGTAGACGTCCGAGATCTCGGCCACTTTGCCTCCAGAAGATGGGATCGAGTCCAGCCTAAGGACCCGAGGAAGCCGGGAAAATCGGTTGGGTCGAACCTACGAAGCACTCGAGGGCGGCGCGGCATCCCCGTTCACGGAATCCACAAAGGCTTGAGCGATCAGCTGTGCGGTCTGCTCAATCTGCCACCGGCGCGCTCCGAGCTCGGCGAGGGCATCGCCGACGGTCTCGGGTGAGATCTCGGCGGGCGGCGCCCATGCGACGCGGCGCAGCAGCTCCGGGGTGAGCAGGTTCTCCGTCGGCATCGACAACTCTTCCGCGCGCTGCTCGATCAGCGGTTTCGCCGCCTTCAAGCGGGCGTCGGCCGGAGGGTTGCGATCGACCCATGCGCGGGGCGGCGGCAGGCCGTCGCCGGGCAGGCGGTCGGGTGGCAGCGACTGCTCGGCGCGTCCCGCCTCGAAAGCAGCCCACCACCGGTCGAGCTGCGAGCGGCTCGCGCGGCCGGTGAAGTCCTTGACCTTCGCCAGGTCCTGTTTCGTCTTCGGGTCGGCCGCGAGCGCCGCGACGAGCGCGCGATCGGGGACGAGCCGGCCGGGAGCGATGTCCTGTTCGCGGGCATACTCCTCGCGGGCGGTCCACAGTGCGCGGGCGACCGCGAGTGCGCGGCGGCCCCGGATGGTGTGGAGGCCGCTGAGGCGGCGCCACGGGTCCTCACGCGGCGGTTTCACCGGCCGATCGAGGACCGCTTGGAACTCCTGTGCGGCGAAGTCGACCTTGCCCTGCGCCTCGAGCTCCAGGGCGAGCGCGTCGCGGACGTCGACGAGGTGCTCGACGTCGAGCGCCGCGTATTCGAGCCACGACTGCGGCAGCGGGCGTGTCGACCAGTCTGCGGCGGAGTGAGCTTTGGCGAGGACGATGCCCAGCGTGTCCTCGACGACGGCGCCGAGCCCGACGCGCGCGTGCCCGAGCAGGCGTGCGGCGAGCTCGGTGTCGAAGATCGACTTCGGATCGAGCCCGGCCTCGCGAAGCGACGGAAGGTCCTGGCTCGCAGCGTGCAGCACCCACTCGACGTCGCCGATCGCGGCCTGGAGGGGTGCGAACGTCGAGATCGCGGGTGGATCGAACAGGTGCACGCCGGCGCCGCGGCGGAAGACCTGGATGAGATAGGCGCGTTGCGAGTATCGGAAGCCCGACGCCCGCTCGACATCCACGGCGACGGGGCCGTCGCCGGCCGCGAGCAGTTCCGCGGCGCGTTCGAGTCCGGCGTCATCGGCGATGACGGTGTATTCAGCCACGGTTCCCCCGGCGTGCTCCGAAGACGGCGACGCCTTCCGACCCCGGAGGCAGGCCGGCCAGCATGCAGGTCAGTTCCGCCCAGGCGTCGATATGGGCGGTGATGTCGCCGACGGGGCTCCACGAGGCGCGCAGTTCGATCTGTGCACCGTCACCCTCCTCGGCGAGGCTTCCGAAACCGCGCGAGAGAGTCTTCGTCGCGGTTCCGGAGACGGAATGGAACGAGGCGCCGCGGTGGTCGAGCGCATCGATGAGCCACGACCAGGCGACCTCAGCCAGGAGCGGGTCGACGCCGATCTCGGGCTCGAGCGGTGCCTGGGCGAACGCGACGATGCGCCACGGGCCACCCCAGGCGTCGGGTTCGTCCTCGTCGTGGAGGACGACGATCCGCCCGGTGCCGTACGGGGAGTCGACGGCATGCTCTTCGGGCCGCACATCACCCGCCAGCGCGAGGGATTCCGGCGCGAGTCCGGTCGGCGCGGGGATCTCGCGCACGACGAGGTCGTCGCGGAAGGTCATCGTCAGCACCGCCTCGCGAGCGATGACGAATGCCGTCGCGTCGGCGGGAGGACGGGAATCGGCCACGTCGACAGACTAGAGTGAGGCCTCGATGATGGGTTCCAGGCGCGCCGGGGCTGCGGGCGCATCTCCCGCAGCAGCCGCCGCCGCGAAGACGACGATCGCGGCACTCGCCGGAGCCCTCGGAATCTCGTTGGCAGCGCTCGGAACGGTGTCGATGCGGGTCGCCCGCAAGGTCGTGACTCCCGCCGGCCGTGTGCCCGACACCGATCTCCTGGCCGTGGATGTGGCCGCTCAGACCCTCACGCTTTCGCGGAACGCCGACACCGAGCTGCCCGGACGCTACGGGCTCTTCACGACGGGGACAGCGTCCTACGTCAAGGTCGGCGCGGTGCTGGCTCAGGACGAGACCTCGGTCAAGCGCAAGCTGCTGACCGAGATCGGAACGGATGACCGGCTCTCGGGTGCTGCCGCGTTCAGCGGCTGGTACTACTCCGATCCCGCCGAGCTGCATCTGCCCTATCGATCCGAGCTCGTCGGATCGCCGCTCGGGCCCTGCCCGGCCTGGTTCTTCCCCGCCGCCGACGCGTCGGGTGAGCCGAGCGACACCTGGGTCATCCAGATCCACGGACGTGGCACCACTCGGGCGGAGACGCTCCGCGCGGTCCCGGTGTTCCACGCCGCCGGCGTCTCGTCGCTGCTGGTGTCGTACCGGAACGACGGTGAGGCACCGCGCAGCCGATCAGGAACATACATGCTCGGCGCGACCGAATGGCGCGACGTGGATGCGGCGATCGGGGCGGCCCGTCGCCGTGGTGCGCGGCGGATCTTCCTCATGGGATGGTCGATGGGAGGCGCGATCGCGCTCCAGGTCGCTCTGAACTCGGCCCACCGCGACATCATCGCCGGGGTCGTGCTCGAATCGCCGGCGATCGACTGGCGCATCGTGCTCGACTACCAGGCGCAGCTGCTGCGCATCCCCGGCCCCGTCGCGACCACCGCCGTCCGGGCACTCGACAGCGCGTGGGGCTCGCGGGTCGTCGGACTGAACACGCCGATCCCGTTCGACCGGCTCGACGTCGTCGCACGTGCGCGCGAGCTGCGGCATCCGATCCTCATCCTCCACAGCGACGACGACGGCTTCGTTCCCGCGGATGCGTCGTACCAGCTGGCCGAGGCGCGTCCCGACCTCGTCGAGCTGGAGATCTTCCAGACCGCCCGCCACACGAAGCTGTGGAACTACGACCCTGCGCGGTGGACCACGGTCATCCGCGAATGGCTCGGGCGTCGACGCTCAGCCGCAGATAGCTGAAGCCCGCAGCATCCATCAGCGCACCCGTGACCCGCGTCGACACGTCCGTCGACACGGGAAGGACGGGATGCCGCACCGGCCCGATCCGCGGCGCGATGGTCAAGCAGATCTCGTCGATGACACCCGCGGTGAGGAACTGCGCGGCGATCGTCGGGCCGCCTTCGCAGACGACCCGCTGCCATCCACGCGACGACAGCGCATCGATCACTCGGGCGGGCGAGAGGTCCGGACCGGGACCGGCCGTGATGACCGAGACACCGGCGGGCGCATCGGCGACCACGCCGTCGGGGACGACCAGCACCACCCGGTCGGCGTCGGCGCCC
It contains:
- a CDS encoding thiolase family protein, which encodes MAEISDVYFIDGMRTPFGRAGEKGMYWNTRADDLVVKAIRGVIERNPDLPLDRIDDVAIAATTQQGDQGLTLGRTAAILAGLPQSVPGFAIDRMCAGAMTSVTTMAGSIGIGMYDLALAGGVEHMGRHPLGGGDTDPNPRFLTEKLVSADALNMGITAERLHDRFPVLTKERADRFGMRSQQKAQAAYDAGKLQPDLVPVAVKSADGAWGLATEDEGRRPETTMEGLAQLKTPFRPHGRVTAGTSSPLTDGATISLLAGSRAVKELGLTPKMRMVSFGFAGVQPEVMGIGPIPSTEKALAKAGLTIDDIGLFELNEAFAVQVLSLLDHFGIDDDDPRVNPWGGAIAVGHPLAASGVRLMIQLAAQFAERPDVRYGLTAMCVGLGQGGSVIWENPHYTGKKKTAKK
- a CDS encoding ribonuclease D, producing MAEYTVIADDAGLERAAELLAAGDGPVAVDVERASGFRYSQRAYLIQVFRRGAGVHLFDPPAISTFAPLQAAIGDVEWVLHAASQDLPSLREAGLDPKSIFDTELAARLLGHARVGLGAVVEDTLGIVLAKAHSAADWSTRPLPQSWLEYAALDVEHLVDVRDALALELEAQGKVDFAAQEFQAVLDRPVKPPREDPWRRLSGLHTIRGRRALAVARALWTAREEYAREQDIAPGRLVPDRALVAALAADPKTKQDLAKVKDFTGRASRSQLDRWWAAFEAGRAEQSLPPDRLPGDGLPPPRAWVDRNPPADARLKAAKPLIEQRAEELSMPTENLLTPELLRRVAWAPPAEISPETVGDALAELGARRWQIEQTAQLIAQAFVDSVNGDAAPPSSAS
- a CDS encoding DUF3000 domain-containing protein, which gives rise to MADSRPPADATAFVIAREAVLTMTFRDDLVVREIPAPTGLAPESLALAGDVRPEEHAVDSPYGTGRIVVLHDEDEPDAWGGPWRIVAFAQAPLEPEIGVDPLLAEVAWSWLIDALDHRGASFHSVSGTATKTLSRGFGSLAEEGDGAQIELRASWSPVGDITAHIDAWAELTCMLAGLPPGSEGVAVFGARRGNRG
- a CDS encoding alpha/beta hydrolase family protein — encoded protein: MMGSRRAGAAGASPAAAAAAKTTIAALAGALGISLAALGTVSMRVARKVVTPAGRVPDTDLLAVDVAAQTLTLSRNADTELPGRYGLFTTGTASYVKVGAVLAQDETSVKRKLLTEIGTDDRLSGAAAFSGWYYSDPAELHLPYRSELVGSPLGPCPAWFFPAADASGEPSDTWVIQIHGRGTTRAETLRAVPVFHAAGVSSLLVSYRNDGEAPRSRSGTYMLGATEWRDVDAAIGAARRRGARRIFLMGWSMGGAIALQVALNSAHRDIIAGVVLESPAIDWRIVLDYQAQLLRIPGPVATTAVRALDSAWGSRVVGLNTPIPFDRLDVVARARELRHPILILHSDDDGFVPADASYQLAEARPDLVELEIFQTARHTKLWNYDPARWTTVIREWLGRRRSAADS
- a CDS encoding dihydrofolate reductase family protein, with the translated sequence MRVSEMLPETGESADSTTDVGRAWLARRYRRAPGGYVRLNMVTTLTGSASGGDGTSDTITSPTDRSILGIIRRDADVVVVGAESVRAEGYVVPRTAALAIVSRSGRLDGHRLAGADADRVVLVVPDGVVADAPAGVSVITAGPGPDLSPARVIDALSSRGWQRVVCEGGPTIAAQFLTAGVIDEICLTIAPRIGPVRHPVLPVSTDVSTRVTGALMDAAGFSYLRLSVDARAIRG